The Ovis canadensis isolate MfBH-ARS-UI-01 breed Bighorn chromosome 18, ARS-UI_OviCan_v2, whole genome shotgun sequence genome has a segment encoding these proteins:
- the LOC138423590 gene encoding tumor necrosis factor alpha-induced protein 2-like encodes MDQQPSSAPTLRVPGEVAPDRNKEAGRKKQNWKDRVTNFFTKGRKKKGQPSLAETEGEPESSPRPPAQLPTVEELKADLERGRLEAAGPLLALELELQEAAAAGLASEEELVRRQSEVEALYALLRDQVLGLLRRPLEAAPERLRQALAVLAEQERQDRAAAAAAGPPGSPGLAATRPRGWLQLWRDGVAQAAAERLSRRPAADAEGRTEAERAFLHMGRTMKEDLEAVVERLKPLSPADFRVVAAYAESYHAEFAAQLAALTQLELCPRDTSMLLLWVQNLYPNDILNSPKLSPELQGVRLGTLLPKTQIRLLEDTFLSSEVASVRELMARALELELERWTKDEAPQRLDGCCHSELAIDIIQIISQTQAKAENITLDLGTQIKPLLLEELARFLRSYQRAFDEFLERCRQLRNYRANVIANINNCLPFRTSVEQRWQTPPDLQSSLLSPLNELKGRGFDTLLQSLFRDLKPLFKRFTQTRWAATKQTLEEIISAVAERMPEFSELQDCFREELLEAVHLHLVKEYITRLCKRCLVLKTAEQQQQLARLIQANAQHIQQFCTQSGSRATWLHHALPTLAEIIRLQDPSAIKIEVATYAALYPDFSKGHLSAILAIKGNLSSSDAKSIRSILDINTGAHEPSKALFSLIKVDYLFPWTDLLRSTWRARDTTPFGGRQTGTSVRAPCSPSGCRAFCCCCCPGLAEEWAPEPLELEQLCPDDPSCGAGAVGGSSVNESGACMP; translated from the exons ATGGACCAGCAGCCGAGCTCTGCCCCCACCCTCAGGGTCCCCGGGGAGGTGGCCCCAGACAGGAACAAAGAGGCCGGCAGGAAGAAGCAGAATTGGAAAGACCGGGTCACCAACTTCTTCACCaaagggaggaagaagaagggTCAGCCCAGCTTAGCAGAGACTGAGGGTGAGCCTGAGTCCAGTCCGCGGCCGCCTGCCCAGCTGCCCACAG TGGAGGAGCTCAAGGCCGACCTGGAGCGCGGGCGGCTGGAGGCGGCGGGGCCGCTGCTGGCgctggagctggagctgcagGAGGCCGCGGCGGCGGGCCTCGCGAGCGAGGAGGAGCTGGTGCGGCGCCAGAGCGAGGTGGAGGCGCTGTACGCGCTGCTGCGCGACCAGGTGCTAGGGCTGCTGCGCCGGCCGCTGGAAGCGGCGCCCGAGCGGCTGCGCCAGGCGCTGGCCGTGCTGGCCGAGCAGGAGCGCCAGGaccgcgcggcggcggcggcggcggggcccccGGGGAGCCCGGGGCTGGCGGCCACGCGGCCCCGAGGCTGGCTGCAGCTGTGGCGGGACGGCGTGGCGCAGGCGGCCGCGGAGCGCCTGAGCCGGCGGCCGGCCGCGGACGCCGAGGGCCGCACGGAGGCCGAGCGCGCCTTCCTGCACATGGGCCGCACCATGAAGGAGGACCTGGAGGCCGTGGTGGAGCGCCTCAAGCCGCTCTCCCCCGCCGACTTCCGCGTGGTGGCCGCCTACGCCGAGAGCTACCACGCGGAATTCGCGGCCCAGCTGGCGGCCCTGACGCAGTTGGAGCTGTGCCCGCGAGACACCTCCATGCTGCTGCTCTGGGTGCAGAACCTCTACCCCAA CGACATCCTCAATAGCCCCAAGCTGTCGCCTGAGCTGCAGGGAGTCAGACTGGGGACCCTCCTGCCCAAGACCCAGATCCGACTGCTAGAGGACACGTTCCTCTCCAGCGAGGTG GCCAGTGTGAGGGAGCTGATGGCCCGAGCTCTGGAGCTGGAGTTGGAGCGCTGGACCAAGGATGAGGCCCCACAGAGGCTGGACGGCTGCTGCCACAGTGAGCTGGCCATCGACATCATCCAG ATCATCTCCCAGACACAGGCCAAGGCCGAGAACATCACCCTGGACCTGGGCACGCAGATAAAGCCTTTGCTGTTGGAAGAGCTGGCCAGGTTCCTCAGGAG CTACCAGCGCGCCTTTGATGAGTTTCTGGAGCGATGCAGACAGCTGCGAAATTACAGGGCCAATGTCATCGCTAACATCAACAACTGCCTCCCTTTCCG GACGTCTGTGGAGCAGAGGTGGCAGACACCACCTGATCTCCAGAGCTCCCTGCTGAGCCCCCTGAATGAGCTAAAGGGCCGAGGCTTTGATACCCTGCTCCAGAGCCTGTTTAGGGACCTGAAG CCGCTGTTCAAGAGGTTCACGCAGACCCGCTGGGCTGCCACCAAGCAGACCCTGGAGGAAATCATCTCCGCCGTGGCCGAGAGGATGCCTGAGTTCTCAGAGCTGCAGGACTGCTTCCGAGAG GAGCTGCTGGAGGCGGTCCACCTGCACCTGGTGAAGGAGTACATCACCCGCCTCTGCAAGCGGTGCCTGGTCCTCAAGACggcggagcagcagcagcagctcgcaAGGCTCATCCAGGCCAACGCCCAGCACATCCAGCAGTTCTGCACCCAGAGC GGCTCCCGAGCCACCTGGCTGCACCACGCCCTCCCCACGCTTGCCGAGATCATTCGCCTGCAAGACCCCAGTGCCATCAAGATCGAGGTGGCCACGTACGCCGCCTTGTACCCTGACTTCAG CAAGGGCCACCTGAGTGCCATCCTGGCCATCAAAGGGAACCTGTCCAGCAGCGACGCCAAGAGCATCCGGAGCATTCTAGACATCAACACGGGGGCACACGAGCCCTCCAAGGCTCTATTTTCGCTTATAAAGGTTGATTATCTTTTCCCATGGACTGACCTCCTTAGGAGCACCTGGCGAGCACGGGACACCACTCCGTTTGGGGGCCGTCAGACAGGCACCAGCGTTAGAGCCCCATGCAGCCCCTCTGGGTGTCGTgcgttctgctgctgctgctgcccaggcCTGGCCGAGGAGTGGGCCCCTGAGCCACTGGAACTGGAACAGCTGTGTCCTGATGACCCCTCCTGTGGGGCAGGAGCCGTTGGGGGAAGCTCTGTGAATGAGAGTGGAGCTTGCATGCCCTGA